In Bradyrhizobium sp. 200, the sequence TCCAGCCGGCTGCAACGCGGATACACGGGCTAACGGATGACGACGTCGCCGGCGCTCCATCCATAGACGACATCGCGGACGACGTCGTCGTGTGGCTCGAGGGCGCGCCTATCGTCGGGCACAACGTCAAGGTCGAAGTTGAAATTCTCAAGCGATCCCTGCCCGATTGGACGCCTTCGGTCGCCATCGACACCTTGAGGCTCGCAAAGACCCTAAAGCCCGGCTTGGCATCCTACGGCCTGGCCAATTTGGGAACGGAGTTCGGACTTGCCGATCAAGCCGCGCAGCGAACCGGGGCCCAACATCACTCTGCCCTATACGATACGACGCTGGCCGCCCTTTTGTTTGTGCACTTGCTTTCCCCTCTGACGAGCGATGAACGCCAGACCGCGCTCAGGGACGCAAACATCCTTGATCCGAGACAGGGATCTCTTTTGTGATCACCCCTCCCATAAAGATCGGCATCACCGGCACACATTCGACCGGCAAGTCTTCCTTCCTCGAGGCGGTCCGGCAAAAACTGCCGCCCGACCTAAAGGTTCACCGCATCGGCGATTTCGCCGTGAGGGCAAAGGAGCTCGGATTTCCAATACTGAGACGCCACAACTACGAAAGTACGCTCTGGATTATTTCCGAGTGCATGCGCCTCGAAGCGGAGGCTTCGCTCGCC encodes:
- a CDS encoding 3'-5' exonuclease gives rise to the protein MGIEIERFWVVDVEGSGGSPPEIVELAMLEVENLALTENKRHWFVQPERGIQPAATRIHGLTDDDVAGAPSIDDIADDVVVWLEGAPIVGHNVKVEVEILKRSLPDWTPSVAIDTLRLAKTLKPGLASYGLANLGTEFGLADQAAQRTGAQHHSALYDTTLAALLFVHLLSPLTSDERQTALRDANILDPRQGSLL